The Geotalea uraniireducens Rf4 genome window below encodes:
- a CDS encoding serine protein kinase PrkA: MNSNDTGTLNQHLAAVKEGKRSFENAFQAVARMILEGKIEKIVVNGKTTYDFQIFRSGRKHPVGMYDEINSFVSFVKDAAEGGSSKEMAFVLVGEPGNGKTFFVEYLCTKYRQFLSRAENRRYTYQLVNMDKLGSYGRISVIESQTYEDPMILAMNLFENSDDNKEYLAKSFGFTDREIEDLYQDYRPLGACSGYMWNDIRKYTGGNIDDMLAFVEVVPVPLSETLGTITGKYAAKDKITSSAVDLLGEESIQRLLHITDINNPYRFDLRRGALARVAGGGIHFSDEIYKNKKDLVQVYLGVIQNRMIEIDGYRWPIDTLIIATSNNSEFNHFLAEKEEAPIIDRCRVCYVSHNTNYRMQEELTNYAIGSETKTTLTKEELHQDPNLNYAASVATVMTRLPRSEKLTAIETLKLAAGEIAGEKSLKTLAEVVDLLSQEPDITKRFGQKGLGQRNLGRAVQLMVESSETNEGRCMIAYDVFKALERVVLDYVSDAGDRAKYLEDLKTAKGLYRERIMTEMFNAYMDEPYAIRKDVMNYVNMIIGIDAENLGPDKMWKYKDPQTGELKALKIDERYVRNIEDRLGLKTEEQREAFRTSIRKIYGQKISVEPNYDFMDNLELVKAVTDVRLKSDIAGAGSLIGALANRTNEENQKLYDRMINTMLKKLNYCRTCAQKTIEYFCTQEDEI, encoded by the coding sequence ATGAACAGCAACGATACCGGTACTCTTAACCAGCACCTTGCCGCCGTCAAGGAAGGAAAGCGAAGTTTCGAAAACGCCTTCCAAGCGGTGGCGAGGATGATCCTCGAAGGCAAGATCGAGAAGATCGTCGTCAACGGCAAAACCACTTACGATTTCCAGATATTTCGCAGCGGCAGGAAGCATCCGGTCGGCATGTACGATGAAATCAACAGCTTCGTCTCCTTTGTCAAGGATGCGGCCGAGGGCGGTTCTTCCAAGGAAATGGCCTTTGTCCTCGTCGGGGAGCCCGGCAACGGCAAGACTTTCTTCGTCGAATACCTCTGCACCAAGTATCGACAGTTCCTGAGCAGAGCTGAAAACCGCCGTTACACCTACCAACTCGTCAACATGGACAAGCTCGGCAGCTACGGACGGATCTCGGTCATCGAGTCCCAGACCTACGAAGACCCGATGATCCTGGCCATGAACCTCTTTGAAAACAGCGATGATAATAAGGAGTACCTCGCCAAGTCGTTCGGCTTCACGGACCGGGAGATCGAGGACCTCTATCAGGACTACCGCCCCCTCGGGGCATGCAGCGGCTATATGTGGAACGACATCAGAAAGTACACCGGCGGAAATATCGATGACATGCTCGCCTTCGTCGAGGTGGTGCCGGTGCCGCTGAGCGAAACCCTCGGCACGATTACCGGGAAATACGCGGCAAAGGACAAGATCACCTCGTCTGCCGTTGACCTGCTCGGCGAAGAGTCGATCCAACGGCTGCTCCATATCACCGACATCAACAACCCCTACCGGTTTGACCTGCGCCGGGGGGCCCTGGCAAGGGTCGCCGGCGGCGGCATCCACTTCAGCGACGAGATCTACAAGAACAAGAAAGACCTGGTCCAGGTCTATCTCGGGGTCATCCAGAACCGGATGATCGAGATCGACGGCTACCGCTGGCCCATCGACACCCTGATCATCGCCACCAGCAACAACTCCGAATTCAACCACTTTCTGGCGGAAAAAGAAGAGGCGCCGATTATAGACCGGTGCCGGGTCTGCTACGTTTCCCACAACACCAACTACCGCATGCAGGAGGAACTGACAAACTACGCCATCGGCAGCGAAACAAAGACCACCTTGACCAAGGAAGAGTTGCACCAGGACCCGAACCTCAATTACGCGGCCTCGGTGGCCACGGTAATGACCCGGCTCCCCCGCTCCGAAAAGCTTACTGCGATTGAGACGCTGAAACTGGCAGCCGGTGAGATTGCCGGTGAGAAGAGCCTGAAGACCCTCGCCGAGGTTGTCGATCTTCTCAGCCAGGAACCGGACATCACCAAGCGGTTCGGTCAGAAAGGACTCGGCCAGAGGAACCTGGGAAGGGCCGTGCAGCTCATGGTGGAAAGCTCGGAAACCAATGAGGGGCGCTGCATGATAGCCTATGACGTTTTCAAGGCTTTGGAACGAGTGGTTCTCGACTATGTTTCAGACGCCGGTGACCGGGCCAAGTACCTGGAAGACCTTAAAACTGCCAAAGGACTGTACCGGGAGCGGATCATGACCGAGATGTTCAACGCCTACATGGACGAACCCTATGCCATCCGCAAGGACGTCATGAACTACGTGAACATGATTATCGGCATAGACGCTGAAAACCTGGGGCCGGACAAGATGTGGAAATACAAGGACCCACAGACCGGGGAACTGAAGGCGCTCAAGATCGACGAACGTTACGTAAGGAATATCGAAGACCGGCTGGGGCTGAAAACGGAAGAGCAGCGCGAGGCGTTCAGGACGTCGATACGCAAGATTTACGGCCAAAAGATTTCAGTTGAGCCCAATTACGACTTCATGGATAACCTGGAACTGGTCAAGGCGGTCACCGACGTGCGGCTCAAATCGGACATTGCCGGAGCAGGCAGCCTGATCGGCGCCCTGGCCAACCGTACCAATGAGGAAAATCAGAAACTGTATGACCGGATGATCAATACCATGCTGAAAAAACTCAATTACTGCAGAACCTGCGCGCAGAAAACCATCGAATATTTCTGCACCCAAGAGGATGAAATATAG
- a CDS encoding DUF444 family protein, protein MSDPKAHLTNIKGQGLPPDRKERLLSELHDEGSQDPVDHASEDISGEERLDGYDNFSAIEASPTLQGTYTMRIRSIDELLERDKMREKDGFPRKIRVGKLVKPARGGKEKFVVVPTTVEEKFLHDRVTTPTGEGEPTGGTGEGEEGEVVGEQPVRPEGGEGEGAAGGGEGESHEMESSAYDLGKILTEKFELPNLKDKGKKSSLTRYTYHLTDKNRGFGQLLDKKATLRKILETNINLGNVPDITDIDTTRFLISPKDKIYRILSREIDYESQALVFFLRDYSGSMAGKASELVVSQHVMIYSWLLYQFARQVESRFILHDNQAKEVPDFHTYYNLQVAGGTKVATAYRLVNEIVERESLAKDYNIYVFHGTDGDDWDTEGSEAIPELKKMLTYSNRVGITIAEHGYSAAGNTEVERYLNQSGLLKEKPELLRLDVMGEDAEEPRLIEGIKKLIS, encoded by the coding sequence ATGAGTGATCCGAAGGCACATTTAACCAATATAAAAGGACAAGGCCTCCCCCCCGACCGCAAGGAGCGTCTTCTAAGCGAGTTGCATGACGAGGGCAGCCAAGACCCCGTCGACCACGCTTCAGAGGACATCAGCGGTGAGGAGCGTCTTGACGGTTATGACAATTTCTCAGCCATTGAAGCGTCACCGACGCTGCAAGGCACCTATACCATGAGGATTCGCTCCATCGACGAATTGCTGGAGCGTGACAAGATGAGGGAAAAGGACGGTTTCCCGCGCAAAATCCGGGTGGGAAAGCTGGTCAAACCGGCTCGTGGCGGGAAGGAAAAGTTCGTGGTGGTTCCGACTACGGTCGAAGAAAAATTTCTCCATGACCGGGTCACTACGCCTACGGGTGAAGGAGAGCCGACCGGCGGAACCGGCGAAGGGGAAGAAGGTGAGGTGGTCGGCGAACAGCCGGTCCGTCCTGAAGGTGGAGAGGGTGAAGGAGCGGCAGGCGGAGGAGAAGGCGAATCCCATGAAATGGAATCGAGCGCCTACGACCTGGGAAAAATTCTCACGGAAAAATTCGAGCTTCCAAACCTCAAGGATAAGGGGAAAAAGAGCTCTCTCACCCGCTATACCTATCATCTAACCGATAAGAATCGCGGTTTCGGCCAGCTTCTCGACAAAAAAGCCACGCTGCGGAAAATTCTGGAAACCAATATCAACCTGGGCAATGTACCTGATATCACCGATATCGACACGACCCGTTTTCTGATCTCGCCCAAGGATAAGATCTATCGTATCCTCTCCAGGGAAATCGATTACGAATCGCAGGCCCTTGTTTTCTTCCTCCGTGACTATTCGGGCTCCATGGCAGGAAAGGCCTCGGAACTGGTGGTTTCCCAGCATGTAATGATCTACAGCTGGCTCCTCTATCAATTCGCCCGACAGGTCGAGTCGCGCTTCATCCTCCACGACAACCAGGCAAAGGAAGTGCCTGATTTCCACACCTACTACAACCTGCAGGTCGCCGGTGGCACTAAAGTTGCCACCGCTTACCGCTTGGTGAACGAAATCGTTGAACGGGAAAGCCTGGCAAAAGATTACAACATCTATGTATTTCACGGCACCGACGGTGACGATTGGGACACCGAGGGGAGCGAGGCCATCCCGGAATTGAAGAAAATGCTTACCTATTCCAACAGGGTGGGAATAACCATCGCAGAACACGGTTACTCGGCTGCAGGCAACACGGAAGTGGAGCGATACCTGAATCAATCGGGGCTGCTCAAGGAAAAACCGGAGCTGTTAAGGCTCGACGTCATGGGCGAGGACGCTGAAGAGCCGCGCCTGATCGAGGGGATCAAGAAACTTATTTCTTAG
- a CDS encoding SpoVR family protein, with protein MELINQHTKKIMEGCKERAREAGLRFQDETLEYIVTNRDMLELSPKVMIPTLYDYWVNDVEVLKGKGKYELYPHNPYETVINTHPPISFYNDNNPDWLNVMIFYHVLAHIDFFQNNLFFRHTWDYDLTGQALADKRLIARLRSEKGRWVDYVIEFGRSVDNLVGYYDELSRLNRATIPSLSKRLDYYFDVFLQSVKKVKIHEYVHEIERYNDCKNRYGEMGEKSFFADAQKKYPELETVYIKSLRTKVTPKLDLMQHLMEYSPFLNKDENKWMKTVLEVVRKTSIYFQPQIRTKIMNEGWASYWHEKLFLQDDRIKGHEVDFARVHAGVTSLPRVGLNPYALGMRLFSTIEEMADKGKISIKFQMLKDSHAREKFDAGTAAGLDYIFRVRENFCDFTFIDTFVDQDFVTGHKLFVVDKRLNQGKMVWEYYVKSRKAKDYRKMLIDTLYHPPRIEIDPAKGEDDSLYLVHRFEEKPLVKEFIANTMMGIEYLWGGTVQLETSEIEPPAQDMETYSAAGAKEPQVVWQRVLYTMKNRKLSKTFVQADS; from the coding sequence ATGGAACTAATTAATCAGCATACAAAAAAGATCATGGAAGGGTGCAAGGAAAGGGCCAGGGAAGCCGGGCTGCGCTTTCAGGATGAAACCCTCGAGTATATCGTCACCAACCGGGACATGCTGGAGCTCTCCCCCAAGGTTATGATCCCGACGCTCTATGATTACTGGGTCAATGATGTTGAGGTCCTGAAAGGAAAAGGGAAATACGAACTCTACCCGCATAATCCCTACGAAACGGTCATCAACACCCACCCCCCCATATCCTTTTATAACGACAACAACCCCGACTGGCTGAACGTGATGATCTTCTACCATGTGCTGGCGCACATCGATTTTTTTCAGAACAACCTCTTCTTTCGCCACACCTGGGACTACGACCTCACCGGCCAGGCCCTCGCCGACAAGCGGCTGATTGCCAGGTTGAGATCGGAAAAAGGGCGTTGGGTGGATTACGTCATTGAATTCGGCCGCAGCGTCGACAATCTGGTCGGTTATTACGACGAACTCTCCCGCCTGAACCGCGCCACCATTCCATCGCTTTCGAAACGACTTGATTACTACTTCGACGTTTTTCTCCAGTCGGTCAAAAAGGTGAAGATTCACGAATACGTACATGAGATAGAGCGCTACAACGACTGCAAAAACAGATACGGCGAGATGGGGGAAAAATCCTTTTTTGCCGACGCTCAGAAAAAGTACCCGGAACTGGAAACGGTCTACATCAAAAGCCTACGGACAAAGGTGACGCCGAAACTCGACCTGATGCAGCACCTGATGGAGTACTCGCCATTTCTCAACAAGGACGAAAATAAGTGGATGAAAACCGTTCTTGAAGTAGTGCGCAAAACCTCCATATATTTCCAGCCGCAGATCAGGACGAAAATAATGAACGAAGGGTGGGCCAGCTACTGGCATGAAAAGCTCTTCCTCCAGGATGACCGGATCAAGGGACATGAGGTGGATTTCGCCCGGGTCCACGCCGGAGTTACATCTCTGCCGCGGGTGGGGCTCAATCCTTATGCACTCGGGATGCGGCTCTTTTCAACCATCGAAGAAATGGCGGACAAGGGGAAAATATCCATAAAGTTCCAGATGCTGAAGGACAGCCACGCACGGGAAAAATTCGATGCAGGGACCGCGGCGGGGTTGGATTATATCTTCAGGGTCAGGGAAAACTTCTGCGATTTCACGTTTATCGATACCTTTGTCGATCAGGATTTCGTCACCGGCCACAAGCTGTTTGTCGTCGACAAGAGGCTGAACCAGGGGAAAATGGTCTGGGAATATTACGTGAAGAGCCGCAAAGCCAAGGATTACCGCAAGATGCTCATTGATACCCTCTACCATCCGCCCCGCATCGAAATTGACCCGGCAAAGGGGGAAGACGATTCCCTCTATCTCGTCCACCGCTTCGAGGAAAAGCCCCTGGTGAAGGAATTCATCGCCAACACCATGATGGGGATAGAATACCTGTGGGGGGGGACGGTCCAATTGGAGACGAGTGAAATCGAGCCCCCGGCCCAGGACATGGAAACGTATTCCGCAGCCGGCGCCAAGGAACCGCAGGTGGTCTGGCAGCGGGTCCTCTACACGATGAAGAATCGCAAGCTCTCGAAAACCTTTGTTCAGGCGGACAGCTAA
- a CDS encoding serine protein kinase PrkA, translated as MDDISKAMQHINRSITGWNQREPMPFEEFLELLSANPTKVIRNVFQVFHDMIMSHIGERADEYPDDPESIHFASYDCYRLFVEYTDHPFFADRLFANRLVNLVTSWKRGTQQNKIYIFEGPPGSGKSTFLNNLLLKFEKYANTEEGLRFETVWRLDRQLLGNFVRHETAHFLDKLSKLIDEYEFDQNEIIEAKSALHGMDDFVEIPCPSHDNPILMIPKDFRRQFFDDLFKNDEVKWRLFTEKEYEWVFKSNPCTICSSLYQALLRKLKDPAQVLKMVYAHPYRFNRRLGEGISVFNPGDKPTKQTVFSNEMLQNRVNALLRDSNQVKYIFSQYTKTNNGIYALMDIKSHNTERLMELHNIISEGVHKVEDLEENVDSLFIALMNPEDKKNIEQFASFSDRIQYIKIPYVLDLNTEVEIYRNIFGKHIDESFLPRVLHNFARIIISTRLKITSEAMQEWIYEPDRYGMFCDENLQLLKMEIYTGHIPPWLSDEDRKKLTAKRRRKIIAESENEGEHGFSGRDAINIFNDFYSTYARKDKLINMSILCNYFTKVRPELGNSIPEGFTDSLQRLYNFTVLQEVKESLYYYNEEQISREIMNYLFAINFEPGRVETCKFTGDKLQISESFFEGIENRLLGMGTEPEKRLAFRRETQKEYAARTLTQEMMTEGKQINESTLFQALRERYIFNLKEKVLDPFLENANFRRAIKDYGKEEFKTYDKKIRDDVTFLMNNLGKKYRYNKHGAREVCVYVIDTDLAKRFARHTQDPFAQ; from the coding sequence ATGGATGATATTTCCAAGGCAATGCAGCACATAAACCGGAGCATCACCGGCTGGAACCAGCGCGAACCCATGCCGTTCGAAGAGTTCCTCGAACTGCTCAGCGCCAATCCGACCAAGGTTATTCGCAATGTTTTCCAGGTGTTCCATGACATGATCATGAGTCACATCGGCGAAAGGGCTGACGAATATCCGGACGACCCGGAGTCCATTCATTTCGCTTCATACGACTGCTACCGGCTCTTCGTCGAGTATACCGACCACCCCTTCTTCGCCGACCGTCTCTTCGCCAATCGGTTGGTCAACCTGGTCACTTCCTGGAAACGGGGAACGCAGCAGAACAAGATCTATATTTTCGAGGGCCCACCCGGCAGCGGCAAGAGCACCTTCCTCAACAACCTGCTCTTGAAATTCGAAAAATACGCCAACACGGAGGAGGGTTTGCGCTTTGAAACGGTCTGGAGGCTCGACCGGCAACTGCTGGGCAATTTCGTCAGACACGAGACAGCCCATTTTCTCGACAAGTTGTCCAAGCTCATCGACGAATACGAATTCGACCAGAACGAGATCATCGAGGCTAAAAGCGCATTGCACGGCATGGACGACTTCGTCGAAATACCCTGCCCCAGCCACGACAACCCGATCCTCATGATCCCCAAGGATTTCAGGCGGCAATTTTTCGACGACCTGTTCAAAAACGACGAGGTGAAATGGCGGCTGTTCACTGAAAAGGAATATGAATGGGTCTTTAAAAGCAATCCCTGCACCATCTGCAGTTCCCTCTACCAGGCGCTCCTGAGAAAATTGAAGGACCCGGCGCAGGTGCTCAAGATGGTATATGCGCACCCCTACCGCTTCAACAGGCGCCTCGGCGAAGGGATCAGCGTTTTCAACCCCGGCGACAAACCGACAAAGCAGACCGTATTCTCCAACGAGATGCTGCAAAACCGTGTAAATGCCCTGCTCAGGGACAGTAACCAGGTTAAATACATCTTTTCCCAGTATACCAAGACCAACAACGGCATTTACGCACTCATGGACATCAAGTCCCATAACACGGAACGTCTGATGGAGCTCCACAATATCATCAGCGAAGGGGTTCACAAGGTCGAAGACCTGGAAGAAAACGTAGACTCGCTCTTTATCGCCCTCATGAACCCGGAGGACAAAAAAAACATCGAACAGTTTGCTTCATTCTCAGACCGCATCCAGTACATAAAGATCCCCTACGTGCTCGACCTGAACACCGAGGTGGAGATTTACCGGAACATTTTCGGCAAGCATATCGATGAGAGTTTTCTCCCCAGGGTCCTGCACAACTTCGCCCGGATCATCATCTCCACCCGCTTGAAGATTACATCGGAAGCCATGCAGGAATGGATCTACGAGCCGGACAGATACGGGATGTTTTGTGACGAGAACCTGCAACTCCTCAAGATGGAGATTTACACCGGCCACATCCCCCCCTGGCTTTCGGATGAAGACCGGAAGAAGTTGACGGCCAAACGGCGGCGGAAAATCATCGCCGAATCGGAAAACGAAGGTGAACACGGCTTTTCCGGCCGGGACGCCATCAATATCTTCAATGATTTCTATTCCACCTATGCGCGGAAGGACAAGCTGATCAACATGTCGATCCTGTGCAATTACTTCACTAAAGTCCGCCCGGAACTGGGCAACTCGATCCCCGAAGGGTTCACGGATTCCCTGCAGCGCCTCTACAACTTCACGGTTTTGCAGGAAGTGAAGGAATCCCTCTACTATTACAACGAGGAGCAGATTTCCCGGGAGATCATGAATTACCTCTTTGCCATAAACTTTGAACCGGGAAGGGTCGAGACCTGTAAATTCACCGGCGATAAACTTCAGATAAGCGAGAGTTTTTTCGAAGGGATAGAGAACCGGCTGCTGGGGATGGGGACGGAACCGGAAAAGCGCCTGGCCTTCCGCCGGGAAACGCAGAAAGAGTATGCGGCAAGGACATTGACCCAGGAAATGATGACGGAGGGAAAACAGATCAACGAATCAACGCTCTTTCAAGCGTTGCGTGAGCGGTACATCTTCAATCTGAAGGAAAAAGTGCTAGACCCGTTCCTGGAAAACGCCAACTTCCGGCGGGCGATAAAGGACTACGGCAAGGAGGAATTCAAGACCTACGACAAGAAGATCCGGGACGATGTTACCTTCCTGATGAACAATCTGGGCAAGAAATACCGCTACAACAAGCATGGCGCCAGAGAAGTCTGCGTCTATGTGATCGACACCGACCTGGCGAAGAGATTCGCCAGGCATACGCAAGACCCTTTCGCCCAATAA
- a CDS encoding KUP/HAK/KT family potassium transporter, with translation MKKHTESYWEGVVKSMGLVFGDIGTSPIYTLTVIFALTKPTEANVFGILSMVVWTLIILVTVEYAWLAMSLGRKGEGGTIVLKEILIRLLKPGRQIAFVGFLSFVGVSLLLGDGVITPAISILSAVEGLVLIPGLESMRLGTLILIAALIAVVLFIFQFKGTDKVAAAFGPLMVLWFGALTVSGLVSIATFPKILGAVSPHYAINFFRDNGISAFFVLSEVILCATGGEALYADMGHLGRRPIIRAWYFVFVALIINYLGQGAFALQHGDAKNFLFNMVQGQSQLLYIPFLILTILATVIASQALISGVFSIVYQGITTRIMPLMKVDYTSSHLKSQIYIGSVNWFLMLLVIFIMLIFQKSENLAAAYGLAVTGTMTITGIMMTIIFAHTTKKWKVPVAVAVTIVDVVFLISNLNKLPHGGYWSIILASVPFATILIWTKGQQALYRALKPLDMETFLLSYEQIYAKGKNITGTGLFFTREWNVIPPYVVHCIIRSNIIYERNIFISIVRTDEPFGLKSELKTGFGPGLDAFEIKAGYMEVIDIEKLLKKHDIQEKVIFYGIEDIATMNPVWRVFSVIKKLTPNFVQFNKLPASKLQGVVTRVEM, from the coding sequence ATGAAAAAGCATACTGAATCGTACTGGGAGGGAGTCGTCAAGTCCATGGGGCTTGTTTTCGGCGACATCGGCACCAGCCCCATCTATACCCTGACCGTAATCTTTGCCCTGACCAAGCCGACAGAGGCCAATGTTTTCGGAATTCTTTCCATGGTCGTCTGGACCCTTATCATCCTGGTTACCGTTGAATATGCCTGGCTTGCCATGAGTCTGGGGCGCAAGGGGGAAGGGGGGACCATCGTTCTCAAGGAGATTCTGATCAGGCTCTTGAAGCCGGGTCGGCAGATCGCCTTTGTCGGCTTCCTCTCTTTCGTCGGGGTTTCGCTACTCTTGGGGGATGGGGTCATCACCCCCGCCATCAGTATCCTGTCGGCTGTGGAAGGTCTGGTGCTGATTCCCGGCCTGGAAAGCATGCGCCTGGGAACCCTGATCCTGATCGCCGCGCTGATCGCGGTGGTGCTCTTTATCTTCCAGTTCAAGGGTACCGACAAGGTGGCGGCTGCGTTCGGACCGCTGATGGTGCTCTGGTTCGGGGCGCTGACCGTGTCCGGGCTGGTCTCCATCGCCACTTTCCCGAAAATCCTGGGAGCAGTGAGTCCCCACTATGCAATCAACTTTTTCAGGGATAACGGCATATCGGCTTTCTTCGTCCTTTCCGAGGTAATCCTCTGCGCCACCGGCGGCGAGGCTTTATACGCCGACATGGGACATCTGGGGCGGCGCCCAATCATCAGGGCGTGGTACTTTGTCTTTGTCGCCCTGATCATCAACTATCTCGGGCAGGGGGCCTTTGCCTTACAGCATGGGGATGCAAAAAACTTCCTCTTCAACATGGTTCAGGGGCAATCGCAACTCCTCTACATTCCGTTCCTGATCCTCACCATTCTTGCCACGGTCATCGCCTCCCAGGCCCTGATCAGCGGGGTCTTCTCCATTGTCTACCAGGGAATTACCACCCGTATCATGCCGCTGATGAAGGTCGACTACACCTCCAGCCACCTCAAATCCCAGATATATATCGGCTCGGTCAACTGGTTCCTGATGCTGCTGGTCATCTTCATCATGCTCATCTTCCAGAAATCGGAAAACCTGGCAGCAGCATACGGCCTTGCGGTCACCGGCACCATGACCATCACCGGCATCATGATGACCATCATCTTTGCCCACACCACCAAGAAATGGAAGGTTCCCGTTGCCGTGGCGGTGACCATTGTCGATGTCGTATTTCTTATCTCCAACCTGAACAAGCTCCCCCATGGCGGCTACTGGTCGATCATCCTCGCCTCCGTTCCGTTTGCCACCATCCTTATCTGGACCAAGGGGCAACAGGCACTGTATCGGGCACTGAAGCCGCTGGACATGGAGACTTTTCTGCTCAGTTATGAACAGATCTACGCCAAGGGAAAGAATATCACCGGCACAGGTCTGTTCTTTACCAGGGAATGGAACGTCATTCCTCCCTACGTGGTGCACTGCATCATTCGCAGCAACATCATCTACGAGAGGAACATCTTCATCTCCATCGTCAGAACCGACGAGCCTTTCGGCCTGAAATCCGAGCTGAAGACGGGCTTTGGACCCGGTCTGGATGCTTTTGAGATAAAGGCTGGTTACATGGAAGTGATTGATATTGAGAAACTGCTGAAAAAGCACGATATTCAGGAAAAGGTCATTTTTTACGGCATCGAGGATATCGCAACCATGAACCCGGTCTGGCGGGTCTTTTCGGTGATCAAGAAGCTCACGCCCAATTTCGTCCAGTTCAACAAGCTGCCGGCGAGCAAGTTGCAAGGGGTGGTGACCAGAGTGGAAATGTAG